A genomic segment from Dehalococcoidia bacterium encodes:
- the glmU gene encoding bifunctional UDP-N-acetylglucosamine diphosphorylase/glucosamine-1-phosphate N-acetyltransferase GlmU — protein MDSWTSIVLAAGKGSRMKSSLPKVLHKVAGLPLVLHAVCAASSVHPLTPMVISSPDNSDLLKDILGPEYKCINQPEALGTGHALATGLIAVDHDVRHIVVINADVPLVRPETVEALALHHESTDAKITLLTCASEMMPQQQVGIVHRAPSGNALKILEHPEYRNINLPIYEINVGVYAFDAEWLRSVISDLKVHPNGEYNLTDLIELASKRDEKIECYATLDVSESLSVNTKLDLSDAETAAQERLRISALESGVTLLDRATIYFDMTASVSADVTIHPNTSIIGSTVIESGAVIGPNTRIVDSMIGPNVVIDNSVVDNSTLEESSHVGPYSHIRPGTVISENAYIGSHVEIKASHIGRDTHVGHFCYIGDSRIGNEVNIGAGVVTCNFDGSEKHVTEIENNAFIGSDSLLVAPVKVGRGAMTAAGAVVTRDVPANTRVSGIPAKKMSKSSSLKLLSKKERDTLG, from the coding sequence ATGGATTCATGGACATCAATTGTCCTGGCTGCTGGCAAAGGTAGTCGTATGAAATCGTCTTTGCCTAAAGTCCTTCACAAGGTCGCGGGCCTTCCGCTCGTGCTCCACGCTGTTTGTGCTGCTTCAAGCGTACATCCATTGACTCCTATGGTCATTTCTTCCCCCGATAACTCAGACCTGCTAAAAGATATTCTGGGGCCTGAGTACAAATGTATTAATCAGCCAGAGGCTTTAGGTACAGGCCATGCACTGGCTACAGGATTAATTGCAGTAGATCACGACGTCAGGCATATTGTAGTTATTAATGCAGATGTTCCTTTGGTTAGGCCTGAAACAGTTGAGGCTTTAGCACTGCACCATGAATCTACGGATGCAAAAATAACATTACTTACATGTGCTTCTGAAATGATGCCTCAGCAGCAGGTTGGAATAGTGCATCGAGCTCCATCCGGCAATGCTTTAAAAATTCTTGAGCATCCAGAATATAGAAACATAAATTTACCTATATATGAGATTAATGTCGGAGTTTACGCTTTTGATGCCGAATGGTTACGGTCAGTTATCAGTGATCTAAAGGTGCATCCGAACGGGGAATATAACCTTACTGATTTAATTGAATTGGCTTCAAAGCGTGACGAAAAAATTGAGTGCTATGCGACATTGGATGTCTCTGAATCTCTAAGCGTGAATACGAAACTGGATTTGTCTGATGCCGAGACCGCTGCTCAGGAAAGGCTTCGAATATCGGCACTGGAATCTGGAGTGACACTCCTTGATAGGGCTACTATTTATTTTGACATGACAGCAAGTGTTTCTGCTGACGTAACTATTCATCCCAATACATCAATAATTGGCTCGACAGTAATTGAATCAGGCGCTGTGATAGGCCCAAATACGCGGATTGTTGATTCGATGATTGGTCCCAATGTAGTAATAGATAATTCTGTTGTCGACAATTCCACTTTGGAAGAAAGTAGCCATGTCGGTCCTTATTCACATATAAGGCCTGGGACTGTAATTTCGGAGAATGCATATATTGGCTCCCATGTTGAAATTAAAGCGAGCCATATTGGGCGAGATACGCATGTAGGGCATTTCTGCTATATCGGTGATTCTCGTATTGGGAACGAAGTCAATATAGGGGCAGGAGTAGTCACTTGCAATTTTGACGGCTCAGAAAAACATGTTACGGAAATAGAGAACAATGCCTTCATTGGGAGCGACAGTTTATTAGTGGCCCCAGTGAAGGTAGGTAGAGGGGCGATGACTGCAGCTGGTGCAGTCGTGACAAGGGATGTTCCTGCTAATACAAGAGTTTCAGGAATCCCCGCGAAGAAAATGAGTAAATCTAGTTCATTAAAATTGCTCTCAAAAAAGGAGAGGGATACCCTTGGATAG